Proteins from one Candidatus Hydrogenedens sp. genomic window:
- a CDS encoding enoyl-CoA hydratase-related protein translates to MSYQFLITEKVNSCFWITLNRPKVNALSRELLAEIYHAIEEAETSPDIKVVIITGGESKFFAAGADIPTIAQDLDDPMGEGKMLSQGIKTMNRIEACLKPVIAVVNGFALGGGCELALACHIRIASTNANFGQPEINLGIIPGWGGTFRLPRVIGEGRAMDLLLTGRSITADEALKYGLITKLVAPEELKKTALELADLLASKPPVCIRQLIKLQQKRIADPAHACELEKLAFERCAKTTDAREGIEAFLNKRQPQYKGR, encoded by the coding sequence ATGAGTTATCAGTTTTTAATTACTGAAAAGGTTAATTCCTGTTTTTGGATTACATTAAATCGGCCTAAGGTTAATGCTCTATCCCGTGAGTTGTTGGCTGAAATTTATCATGCGATTGAAGAAGCAGAGACAAGTCCTGATATTAAGGTTGTAATAATTACGGGAGGAGAAAGTAAGTTTTTTGCAGCTGGGGCAGATATTCCAACCATTGCTCAGGATTTAGATGACCCGATGGGAGAAGGGAAAATGTTATCCCAAGGAATTAAAACGATGAATCGGATAGAGGCATGCTTAAAACCTGTTATTGCGGTAGTAAATGGCTTTGCATTAGGTGGTGGATGCGAACTTGCATTAGCATGTCATATCCGTATAGCTTCGACCAATGCTAATTTTGGACAGCCAGAGATTAACTTAGGTATTATCCCTGGTTGGGGTGGAACGTTCCGATTACCACGGGTTATTGGAGAAGGAAGAGCAATGGATTTATTGTTAACAGGTAGAAGTATCACAGCAGATGAGGCTCTAAAATATGGGTTAATTACTAAATTGGTAGCCCCTGAAGAACTAAAGAAAACTGCACTGGAATTAGCAGACCTTCTTGCCAGCAAGCCTCCTGTTTGTATCCGCCAACTTATTAAGTTACAGCAAAAGCGTATAGCAGACCCTGCCCATGCTTGTGAACTTGAGAAATTAGCCTTTGAACGATGTGCCAAAACGACAGATGCTCGTGAGGGAATTGAAGCCTTCTTAAATAAGAGACAGCCTCAATATAAGGGTCGATAA
- a CDS encoding DUF1573 domain-containing protein, whose protein sequence is MSKGLKVFLGLFVLFLMIGLLSSCGGQKSTPTPTPPTPEQKPAQTTPAPSPAKEAPAEKPQAQQPPAQKEATASVESTGGTPKITCDEPEFDFGERSNDEKVEHEFVIKNAGDGLLKISNVKTTCGCTVAQPEKKEIAPGDTTKIKATLTLAGRQGPIAKQITVDSNDPATPQLTLTLKGTATSAILVEPRVINLGQIMEDMPQPQTIEIKSNIPTLTFNITNVDMSQLPEFQHTLETVEQGKHYKITLTPTKPIEPGITFNKPLYIETDATLPQKPGQDPNAVNSFKKITVTVYGRSIGPIDVAPDTINVRVDDEDPNAKTQQYLRVKAGREKEFQITEVVPPTPEIQVEVKERAPSDYLLLVKDIPMNESLKDKELIVKTTSKSTPEVKIPFKVIRLPKIDRPKFPPNTPPDIEKLKEMQEKMKKALPPAQPAQPPAQPGQAQPQK, encoded by the coding sequence ATGAGTAAGGGTTTAAAAGTTTTTCTCGGGCTGTTTGTTCTGTTTTTAATGATTGGTTTATTAAGTTCTTGCGGTGGGCAGAAGAGCACACCTACACCAACTCCACCCACGCCAGAACAGAAACCAGCACAGACAACTCCTGCACCATCACCAGCGAAAGAGGCACCTGCTGAAAAACCACAGGCACAGCAACCCCCTGCTCAGAAAGAGGCAACTGCTTCGGTGGAATCGACTGGTGGAACTCCAAAAATTACGTGTGATGAACCTGAATTTGATTTCGGTGAACGCAGTAATGATGAAAAGGTAGAACATGAATTCGTTATCAAAAATGCAGGTGATGGACTTCTGAAAATCTCAAATGTAAAGACAACCTGTGGATGCACAGTAGCCCAGCCTGAGAAAAAAGAGATTGCGCCAGGCGATACTACAAAAATAAAAGCAACACTTACCTTAGCAGGAAGACAAGGACCTATTGCAAAACAAATTACAGTTGACTCTAATGACCCAGCAACACCGCAATTGACATTAACCTTGAAAGGAACTGCAACATCCGCCATCTTGGTTGAACCACGTGTTATTAATTTAGGGCAAATTATGGAGGATATGCCCCAACCTCAAACGATAGAAATAAAATCAAATATTCCCACTTTAACCTTCAACATTACTAACGTTGACATGTCACAACTTCCCGAGTTTCAACACACTTTAGAGACGGTGGAACAAGGTAAACATTATAAAATCACGTTAACACCTACAAAACCTATTGAACCAGGAATAACATTTAATAAACCTTTGTATATCGAGACAGATGCGACACTTCCACAAAAACCAGGACAAGACCCCAACGCTGTAAATTCATTCAAGAAAATTACAGTGACTGTTTATGGACGTTCTATCGGTCCTATTGATGTCGCTCCTGATACAATTAATGTTCGTGTAGACGACGAAGACCCGAATGCAAAAACACAGCAATATCTACGCGTTAAAGCAGGTCGTGAAAAAGAGTTTCAGATTACAGAGGTAGTTCCACCAACTCCTGAAATTCAGGTAGAAGTTAAAGAACGTGCACCTTCTGATTATTTATTACTGGTTAAAGATATCCCGATGAATGAAAGTTTGAAAGATAAGGAATTGATTGTTAAAACCACCTCTAAATCTACTCCCGAGGTGAAAATCCCGTTTAAGGTTATACGTCTTCCAAAAATTGACAGACCAAAATTCCCTCCTAACACACCTCCCGATATTGAGAAACTGAAGGAGATGCAAGAGAAAATGAAAAAAGCACTTCCGCCAGCTCAACCCGCTCAGCCACCAGCCCAACCTGGACAGGCTCAGCCACAGAAATAA
- a CDS encoding efflux RND transporter periplasmic adaptor subunit yields MAKTKYKTYVIRIFLILVLLSLIFVPLYYFLFYTPPIQVTVDTVKRGKVQQTVSAFASGTVTSTRRSMIAGGTLGTVSIVHVKEGQRVSKNDILLELNHEDLDAQVALSEANLLVAETRLEQARVSYEVAKELSESRLKQTQAQLKQAEADYERANKLREQGILSPGEQEKIELAYRVAQEGYQSALVGVKEIKVREQEVKAGETAVAQAKASLLAAQATRDKAIIRAPFDGVVATINIHEGEGVAMGLPLMYLIDDKDLYVEAPFDEANAGQVSLNQKARIELDAFPGKVFQGEIIEISPTITISKEFTRTFTVKVRFLEQENFMPGMSADVTIIVSEKDDVLYVPSESLIRDEYAFVLEQGKAIRRPVTIGIGNWETREIIKGLKEGETIITSVGIKGLVDGSRVDVVSSLGE; encoded by the coding sequence ATGGCAAAAACAAAGTACAAAACCTATGTCATAAGAATATTTCTTATTCTTGTCCTTCTTTCATTAATCTTCGTACCCTTGTATTATTTCCTTTTTTACACACCACCCATTCAGGTAACTGTGGATACTGTTAAGAGGGGAAAGGTTCAGCAAACCGTTTCTGCCTTCGCTTCTGGAACAGTTACATCAACCCGACGTTCTATGATTGCAGGAGGAACACTCGGGACTGTTTCCATAGTACATGTAAAAGAAGGTCAGCGCGTCTCTAAAAACGATATATTGCTTGAGTTAAACCATGAGGATTTAGATGCCCAAGTTGCCCTATCCGAAGCAAACCTACTCGTTGCAGAGACGCGACTGGAACAGGCACGCGTTAGCTACGAAGTAGCGAAGGAACTTTCAGAATCACGTTTGAAGCAAACTCAAGCACAGTTAAAGCAGGCAGAGGCTGATTATGAACGGGCTAACAAACTACGGGAACAGGGGATTCTTTCCCCCGGTGAACAGGAAAAAATAGAGTTAGCATATCGAGTCGCTCAAGAGGGTTATCAATCAGCATTAGTCGGAGTAAAAGAGATTAAAGTTCGTGAACAGGAAGTAAAAGCAGGGGAGACCGCAGTTGCACAAGCAAAAGCGTCACTTCTTGCAGCACAGGCTACCCGTGATAAGGCTATTATTAGGGCACCGTTTGATGGGGTTGTTGCCACTATTAACATCCATGAAGGGGAAGGTGTTGCAATGGGACTACCTTTAATGTACCTCATAGATGATAAAGACCTCTATGTAGAAGCACCATTTGACGAAGCCAATGCCGGTCAAGTCTCTCTTAACCAAAAAGCGCGGATTGAATTAGATGCATTTCCTGGGAAAGTATTTCAAGGCGAGATAATCGAGATTTCTCCGACTATCACTATCAGTAAGGAATTTACACGAACATTTACAGTGAAAGTTCGATTTTTAGAGCAGGAAAACTTTATGCCTGGCATGTCTGCTGATGTTACCATTATAGTATCGGAGAAAGATGACGTACTATACGTACCAAGTGAAAGCCTTATCCGCGATGAATATGCCTTCGTATTGGAACAAGGAAAGGCTATCCGTCGACCTGTTACCATCGGCATTGGTAATTGGGAAACACGAGAAATCATAAAGGGTCTTAAAGAAGGAGAAACTATTATCACATCTGTTGGTATAAAAGGACTGGTAGACGGTTCTCGTGTTGACGTAGTCTCTTCGCTGGGAGAGTAG
- a CDS encoding ABC transporter permease, whose protein sequence is MTFWELIRTAIIALNQNKMRAALTALGVIIGVMSVILLIALGESAQAYVEREFAIMGSNVIIITPGRQETTGMFPISAGSHRKLTYEIARQIKRKVPGIIGVASNTLGLANIRYKNRQRNVLLIGTTPDFEKVRQLYTQIGRFLSEEDIERNSRVCIIGTTVKKELFGTHRALYEKISINGSKHTIVGILEERGMALGIDLGDLVIVPLPSAQRIFNIEEVMEILVGARTQEDIPRATEESRRIVRSAHDNEEDFTITNQDSMLSAFSRIFSMLRLMLVGIACISLLVGGIGIMNIMLVSVRERTREVGIRMAVGATRADIGFQFLVESITLSVLGGMTGIFLGFIGSTVIRALYPSLPIGLSLWSILTAFFFSSAVGVVSGVYPALKAASVDPVEALRYE, encoded by the coding sequence ATGACCTTCTGGGAATTAATACGAACTGCTATCATCGCACTCAATCAGAATAAGATGCGCGCAGCACTTACCGCATTAGGGGTCATTATTGGGGTGATGTCAGTTATACTTCTTATTGCATTAGGCGAATCGGCACAAGCCTACGTGGAACGCGAATTCGCAATCATGGGTAGTAATGTTATCATCATAACCCCAGGTAGGCAGGAAACAACTGGTATGTTTCCCATAAGTGCTGGGAGTCACCGCAAACTCACATACGAAATAGCAAGACAGATTAAAAGGAAAGTACCTGGCATTATCGGAGTTGCCTCAAATACCTTAGGATTAGCAAATATTCGCTATAAGAACCGACAGCGGAATGTACTGCTTATTGGGACAACTCCTGATTTTGAGAAGGTTCGACAACTTTACACACAAATTGGACGATTTCTATCGGAAGAAGATATTGAACGCAATAGCAGAGTTTGTATCATCGGTACTACTGTAAAAAAAGAACTCTTTGGCACACATCGTGCCCTGTATGAAAAAATTTCAATCAACGGCTCTAAACATACCATCGTAGGAATATTAGAGGAACGTGGAATGGCTTTAGGTATCGACCTTGGCGATTTGGTAATTGTTCCACTACCCAGTGCACAACGCATTTTTAACATAGAAGAGGTTATGGAAATCCTTGTTGGGGCTCGCACTCAGGAAGATATTCCGAGAGCAACTGAAGAATCAAGAAGAATTGTCCGTTCCGCCCATGACAATGAAGAAGATTTTACAATCACTAATCAGGATAGTATGCTTTCCGCATTTTCCCGAATATTCAGTATGCTACGTCTAATGCTTGTCGGGATTGCATGTATTTCACTGCTGGTCGGTGGGATAGGAATTATGAATATTATGCTTGTATCTGTACGCGAACGAACTCGGGAAGTGGGTATCCGTATGGCGGTCGGTGCAACTCGTGCGGATATCGGTTTTCAGTTCCTTGTTGAGTCCATCACATTAAGTGTGCTCGGAGGTATGACAGGTATCTTTTTAGGTTTTATCGGGTCAACAGTTATTCGCGCATTATATCCCAGTCTGCCTATTGGCTTATCACTTTGGTCAATACTTACAGCGTTCTTTTTCAGTTCCGCTGTGGGCGTCGTCTCTGGCGTCTATCCTGCCTTGAAAGCGGCAAGTGTTGACCCTGTTGAAGCATTGCGATATGAATAA
- a CDS encoding FKBP-type peptidyl-prolyl cis-trans isomerase: MLMSEKSKCLMIVSSVVLCVAMLFSGLVLAQDEPKSEKPKFETDVDKLCYTLGVNVAKTFQMLDTKPNLDMLVRAINDVLENKEIAMTEEEMQNCIRSFQQNLMNAQMKKREEEAVKNEQEANKFLEENKTKEGVVTLPSGLQYKVLKEGTGPKPKETDTVTVHYKGTLMDGTQFDSSYDRGEPATFPLNRVIKGWVEALQLMPVGSKWMLYIPPNLAYGKDGNQRIPPNALLQFEVELLEIKPAEEQTDTNTVELPKQ; the protein is encoded by the coding sequence ATGTTAATGTCGGAAAAAAGTAAGTGTTTAATGATTGTTTCAAGTGTTGTTCTATGTGTTGCTATGTTGTTCAGTGGTTTAGTATTAGCTCAAGATGAGCCGAAATCGGAAAAGCCAAAATTTGAAACAGATGTGGACAAACTTTGTTATACCTTAGGTGTTAATGTTGCAAAAACATTCCAGATGTTAGATACAAAACCAAACTTAGATATGTTAGTTCGAGCCATCAACGATGTTTTAGAAAACAAAGAAATAGCGATGACTGAGGAAGAGATGCAAAATTGTATCCGTTCTTTCCAGCAGAACTTAATGAACGCCCAGATGAAGAAACGAGAAGAAGAAGCAGTGAAGAATGAGCAGGAAGCAAATAAGTTTTTAGAAGAAAATAAAACAAAGGAAGGTGTCGTCACTCTTCCAAGTGGGCTTCAATATAAGGTTTTAAAAGAAGGAACAGGACCGAAACCGAAAGAAACGGACACGGTAACTGTTCATTACAAAGGAACCTTAATGGATGGTACTCAGTTTGATAGTTCTTATGACCGTGGTGAACCTGCAACATTCCCTCTAAACCGTGTTATTAAAGGTTGGGTTGAAGCCTTACAACTTATGCCTGTAGGTTCGAAATGGATGCTTTACATCCCGCCAAATCTCGCTTATGGCAAAGATGGAAATCAACGTATCCCACCAAATGCCTTACTTCAATTTGAGGTAGAACTGTTAGAGATTAAACCTGCGGAAGAGCAAACTGACACAAATACAGTTGAATTGCCAAAGCAATAA
- a CDS encoding ABC transporter ATP-binding protein, whose translation MKHNSSILIEVENLTKIYEVGDNKVIALDSISLTIDVGTYVAIMGPSGSGKTTFLDIIGCLNRPTSGSYRYFGEEVHRFSEKRLAQLRNHEIGFVFQNFNLLSRATALENVELPLIYDRIPRKERRQRAMEALVAVGLKDRIYHRPNELSGGQRQKVAIARALVNNPSTILADEPTGNLDTVSGENILEIFDELHRKGHTIVMVTHESDVASRAQRIIRFRDGKVISDTWQKQSTKPMS comes from the coding sequence GTGAAACACAATTCGTCGATTTTGATCGAAGTCGAAAATCTTACAAAAATTTACGAAGTTGGGGATAATAAAGTTATTGCATTAGATTCAATTTCACTAACAATCGACGTGGGCACGTACGTGGCAATTATGGGGCCGTCGGGTTCGGGGAAAACGACCTTCTTGGATATTATTGGTTGTTTAAATAGACCCACTTCCGGATCTTACCGATACTTTGGAGAAGAAGTTCATAGATTCTCTGAAAAAAGACTGGCTCAACTACGCAATCATGAGATAGGTTTTGTGTTCCAGAACTTTAATCTGTTAAGTCGAGCAACCGCATTAGAAAATGTGGAACTCCCTCTTATTTATGACCGCATCCCCAGAAAAGAGCGACGGCAGAGAGCAATGGAAGCATTGGTCGCTGTCGGATTAAAAGACCGTATCTATCATAGACCAAATGAACTTTCCGGTGGACAGAGACAAAAAGTGGCTATTGCACGGGCTTTGGTTAATAACCCATCAACTATTTTAGCAGATGAACCTACAGGAAATTTAGACACCGTTAGTGGTGAAAACATATTAGAAATTTTTGATGAACTCCACAGGAAAGGACATACTATTGTAATGGTGACCCACGAAAGCGATGTGGCTTCACGGGCTCAACGAATAATACGATTTAGAGATGGAAAGGTGATATCAGATACATGGCAAAAACAAAGTACAAAACCTATGTCATAA
- a CDS encoding PhoPQ-activated pathogenicity-related family protein yields MKPIMKKMYFSQLILLVALVTFSLGCATRSPLTTSHQGEITHARETTSPSPLDIYVYKPDPTYNYQLIKSEKVEDVSIHYIKMTSQTWRKPEEVDRTVWTHWLTIVVPKKVKKPSALLIISGGKNTDEPPTSSSPLLRKVAKEVETVVAEIRQIPNQPLVFANDNNRKRSEDSIIAYNWDKYLKTGDPEWLTRMPMTKAVVRAMDTIQTLCETKEGGKVKIKEFVVAGASKRGWTTWTTTIVDNRVVACVPIVIDLLNLVPSFKHHYAVYGGWAPAINDYVEMNIMDWLVVPEFASMLKIVDPYSYKDRLTMPKFLINSCGDEFFLPDSWKFYLSDLPSPTYIRYVPNTGHGLTPQVINSVIAFYKAIIFEKPIPQYSWSFPDDYTTIVKTKDKPTKVTLWEATNPNARDFRLNVLGKAYQPTPLTDQGDGTYVGKVSPPEKGWKAYLVEMEFAGPDNTTFTFTTPVRIVPDTEPYKYEPPTELPKGFLNK; encoded by the coding sequence ATGAAGCCCATTATGAAAAAAATGTATTTTTCACAACTTATTCTCCTGGTAGCGTTAGTCACTTTTTCATTAGGTTGTGCAACCAGGTCTCCTCTCACTACATCACATCAAGGAGAGATTACTCATGCAAGAGAAACAACGAGTCCTTCTCCTCTCGACATATATGTCTATAAACCAGACCCAACTTATAATTATCAATTAATAAAGAGTGAGAAAGTCGAAGATGTAAGTATTCATTACATTAAAATGACATCGCAAACATGGAGAAAACCTGAAGAGGTTGACCGAACCGTATGGACGCATTGGTTAACGATTGTAGTGCCCAAAAAAGTAAAAAAGCCTTCTGCCCTGTTAATCATTTCAGGTGGTAAAAATACAGATGAGCCTCCAACATCATCCAGCCCATTGCTCCGTAAAGTAGCCAAAGAAGTAGAAACTGTTGTCGCAGAAATCAGACAAATTCCTAACCAACCATTAGTATTCGCAAATGATAATAATAGAAAGCGTTCAGAGGATAGCATCATTGCTTATAACTGGGACAAATACTTAAAAACAGGTGACCCAGAATGGTTAACACGGATGCCTATGACCAAAGCGGTAGTTCGTGCAATGGACACTATCCAAACGCTCTGCGAAACGAAAGAAGGGGGAAAAGTTAAGATAAAAGAGTTCGTTGTGGCAGGGGCATCAAAACGTGGCTGGACTACGTGGACAACGACAATAGTAGATAACCGAGTTGTTGCATGTGTACCCATTGTAATCGATTTGTTAAATTTGGTTCCTTCATTTAAACATCATTATGCTGTTTATGGCGGTTGGGCACCTGCAATTAACGATTATGTAGAGATGAACATCATGGATTGGTTAGTTGTTCCCGAATTCGCATCAATGTTAAAAATTGTAGACCCCTATAGTTACAAAGACCGTCTCACAATGCCTAAATTCTTAATTAATTCCTGTGGAGACGAATTCTTTTTGCCTGACTCTTGGAAATTCTACCTATCTGATTTGCCATCACCAACCTATATACGCTATGTTCCGAACACAGGGCATGGCTTAACCCCACAGGTTATTAACAGTGTCATTGCATTTTATAAGGCAATTATATTTGAAAAACCAATCCCTCAATATTCATGGTCATTTCCAGACGACTATACAACTATCGTGAAAACCAAAGATAAACCAACAAAGGTAACTCTTTGGGAAGCAACGAATCCCAACGCACGTGACTTCCGACTTAATGTCTTAGGCAAAGCCTATCAGCCAACACCACTTACAGACCAAGGAGATGGGACTTATGTAGGAAAAGTCAGTCCACCTGAAAAAGGGTGGAAAGCCTATCTTGTCGAGATGGAATTTGCCGGACCGGACAACACCACCTTTACTTTCACGACTCCTGTTCGAATTGTCCCTGACACAGAACCATATAAGTATGAACCCCCAACAGAATTACCTAAAGGGTTTTTAAATAAATAA
- a CDS encoding BNR-4 repeat-containing protein → MKCILKSIFLLFLHLSIIGYTDVIIGNSYILSQSGAYCWFQDPRAVFVEGKFLRTYVGWVTADGKLQVGYYDHKSREIKVYTIREDWDIDDHNVPSFLVLPDLRLMIFYAKHNKENLYARRTLRPEDISEWESEIIVSNMSKVTYSHPVFLAKENRYYVFWRGESWKPTFATSVDGIHWSEPNILFQDKGKESKDIRPYLKVVSDNKKTIHFAFTDGHPRNEPLNSVYYAFYKEGSLYRANGEKIGAMDNLPVPHSACDRVYDAKTTGARAWVWDIALNKKGNPVIVYTRLPEETKHYYHYAFWNGTQWEDHEITLAGPWFPETPTGKKETEPHYSGGISLNHANPNEVYLSRKVGEFFEIERWRTEDGGKTWTTKSITTNSSCINVRPIVPWGYNKEVSHIIWMRGHYKSYTQFNTAIVCWFDE, encoded by the coding sequence ATGAAATGTATCCTAAAATCTATTTTCCTATTATTTTTACACCTTTCAATTATTGGTTATACAGATGTGATCATTGGCAATAGTTATATATTATCCCAATCGGGTGCATATTGTTGGTTTCAGGATCCACGTGCCGTATTTGTAGAAGGGAAATTTCTTAGAACCTACGTCGGTTGGGTAACTGCAGATGGTAAACTACAAGTAGGTTATTATGACCATAAAAGTAGAGAAATAAAAGTATATACCATAAGGGAAGATTGGGACATTGACGACCATAACGTCCCCTCTTTTCTTGTCCTACCTGACTTGAGGTTAATGATTTTCTATGCAAAGCATAATAAGGAAAATCTATATGCCCGCAGGACACTCCGCCCTGAGGATATTTCTGAATGGGAAAGCGAAATCATCGTTTCCAACATGAGTAAAGTTACGTACAGTCACCCCGTATTTTTAGCTAAAGAAAACCGATATTATGTTTTCTGGCGAGGTGAAAGTTGGAAACCTACCTTTGCTACGTCTGTAGACGGGATACACTGGTCAGAACCTAACATTTTATTCCAAGATAAAGGGAAAGAATCAAAGGATATTCGACCTTATCTTAAAGTAGTTTCTGACAATAAAAAAACGATACATTTTGCATTTACAGATGGACATCCAAGAAACGAGCCTCTCAATTCTGTTTATTATGCCTTCTATAAAGAAGGGAGTCTTTACCGTGCGAATGGGGAAAAAATTGGAGCAATGGATAATCTGCCAGTGCCTCATTCCGCTTGTGATAGGGTCTATGATGCTAAGACAACAGGGGCTCGGGCTTGGGTTTGGGATATTGCACTAAATAAGAAGGGGAACCCAGTGATTGTATATACACGATTACCAGAAGAGACGAAACATTATTATCATTATGCTTTCTGGAATGGTACACAGTGGGAAGACCATGAAATAACTCTTGCTGGACCGTGGTTTCCCGAAACTCCAACAGGGAAAAAGGAAACGGAACCCCACTATTCTGGGGGAATTTCTTTAAATCACGCAAACCCTAACGAAGTGTATTTGTCGAGAAAAGTAGGTGAATTTTTTGAAATCGAACGATGGCGTACTGAAGATGGGGGTAAAACGTGGACGACAAAGTCAATAACGACAAATTCGTCTTGTATCAACGTTAGGCCTATTGTGCCTTGGGGCTATAATAAAGAGGTAAGCCATATCATCTGGATGCGCGGACATTATAAAAGTTACACCCAATTTAATACTGCTATTGTTTGTTGGTTTGACGAATAA
- a CDS encoding Hsp70 family protein, with the protein MGNSIVTCGIDYGTTNTSVAIVDEKGKEHVLDLDEDNDPSTSLPSLVYIGSDGAIFTGRKAANIFIERNVGREVILKSEETGIEVSVISRGEPDKSEFYNPNLTDPDLLESISIRTQVDVNLPGRLFQSLKTQLKYVNFKGTDVFGKHYQIEELVSLILKRCKQKAEEALKAPIDVAVVGRPVHFSMNEFEDEIAERRLRNAGLIAGFSDVVFFYEPVAASVEYISTSETEEKIVMVVDIGGGTCDVCIMKFESADTVEERLKRSQVLAVSGDTVAGDMIDKEIIRKRLFSYFGSNARYGPTRLPLPKNILNVVLDWQNLYRLNTEETINWLIAVETFSDQPEAIRALRMLIQKNCGYPLSLAVENAKKRLSFFEESMIQFQYDELFIQEMINRSEFKTIIEDILEQIQELLIEAEDKAGVKPEQIHLVLTTGGTCLIPAIQQMLKERYSPEKIVLRDTFTSVARGLAVVSRYL; encoded by the coding sequence TTGGGAAATTCTATAGTAACCTGCGGGATTGATTATGGTACGACTAATACCAGTGTTGCTATTGTAGATGAAAAAGGCAAAGAACATGTTTTAGATTTAGATGAAGATAATGACCCTTCCACATCTCTTCCTTCATTGGTCTATATAGGTTCAGATGGGGCTATTTTTACAGGGAGAAAAGCGGCCAATATTTTTATTGAGCGAAATGTCGGTCGGGAGGTTATCTTAAAATCGGAAGAGACGGGCATAGAAGTGTCTGTTATAAGTCGTGGTGAGCCCGATAAAAGCGAGTTCTACAATCCAAATTTAACTGACCCTGACCTACTGGAATCTATCTCGATTAGAACACAGGTAGATGTTAACCTGCCAGGCCGTTTATTTCAGTCCTTGAAAACACAATTGAAATATGTGAATTTTAAGGGGACAGATGTCTTCGGTAAACACTACCAAATTGAGGAATTGGTATCGTTAATACTAAAACGATGCAAACAAAAAGCAGAAGAGGCATTAAAAGCACCTATTGATGTCGCGGTTGTGGGAAGACCCGTTCATTTTTCGATGAATGAATTTGAAGATGAAATAGCAGAACGACGCCTTCGGAATGCAGGTTTAATTGCAGGTTTTAGTGACGTCGTTTTCTTCTATGAACCTGTTGCCGCCTCTGTAGAGTATATTAGCACCTCGGAAACCGAAGAGAAGATTGTTATGGTTGTAGATATTGGTGGGGGGACTTGTGATGTGTGTATCATGAAATTTGAGTCTGCGGATACAGTGGAAGAGCGGTTGAAACGAAGTCAAGTATTGGCTGTATCTGGTGATACGGTTGCTGGCGATATGATTGATAAAGAAATTATAAGGAAACGACTTTTCAGCTACTTTGGAAGTAATGCCCGCTATGGACCTACCCGTTTACCTCTCCCAAAAAATATTTTGAACGTTGTTCTGGATTGGCAGAATCTATACCGCTTGAATACAGAGGAAACCATAAATTGGCTTATTGCAGTAGAAACATTTAGCGACCAACCTGAGGCTATCCGAGCCTTGCGAATGTTAATTCAAAAAAACTGCGGTTATCCATTATCGCTTGCTGTTGAGAATGCAAAAAAAAGACTAAGTTTTTTTGAAGAATCCATGATCCAATTTCAGTATGATGAATTGTTTATACAGGAGATGATTAACAGAAGCGAATTTAAAACTATTATCGAGGATATATTAGAGCAAATACAGGAATTACTTATTGAGGCAGAAGATAAAGCAGGAGTGAAACCAGAACAGATTCACCTTGTTCTAACTACTGGCGGGACATGTCTAATTCCAGCAATTCAACAAATGTTAAAGGAACGTTATAGCCCAGAAAAAATTGTCCTTCGTGACACATTTACCAGTGTAGCCCGTGGATTAGCGGTGGTTAGCCGTTATCTATAA